Proteins from a genomic interval of Geodermatophilus obscurus DSM 43160:
- a CDS encoding YihY/virulence factor BrkB family protein, producing the protein MRGRDVALIAAGLTFYAGIAVVPLLLVAFSLTALLTSAERVRELSDRLAQLLPPELGAPGALRTLAEAGTGLDLLGFVLALVPLSFYGEGLRRALLRFTPRQDRLTGWRGRLLALPLVLATPLLMYPLLLAASAMVDLTEQGSALGTVAVGYYSVLFALTVPLLWGFGVVAAGDLRWPALVSGVLFTAACLSGFLQGFAIFLALPLALGAPFGGLTVVGAVVAISLWLFLLHLVVIAGWLLTQSLDGRLRRGAQSSSGGPESDRP; encoded by the coding sequence CTGCGCGGCCGGGACGTCGCGCTGATCGCCGCCGGGCTGACCTTCTACGCCGGCATCGCCGTGGTGCCGCTGCTGCTGGTCGCCTTCTCGCTCACCGCGCTGCTCACCTCGGCCGAGCGGGTGCGTGAGCTGAGCGACCGGCTCGCCCAGCTGCTGCCGCCGGAGCTGGGCGCTCCCGGGGCGCTGCGGACGCTGGCCGAGGCCGGCACCGGCCTGGACCTGCTGGGCTTCGTCCTGGCACTGGTCCCGCTGTCGTTCTACGGCGAGGGGCTGCGCCGGGCGCTGCTGCGCTTCACCCCCCGCCAGGACCGGCTGACCGGCTGGCGCGGTCGGCTGCTGGCGCTGCCGCTGGTGCTGGCCACGCCGTTGCTGATGTACCCGCTGCTGCTGGCCGCGTCGGCGATGGTGGACCTCACCGAGCAGGGCAGCGCGCTGGGCACCGTCGCCGTCGGCTACTACTCGGTGCTGTTCGCACTGACCGTGCCGCTGCTGTGGGGTTTCGGCGTGGTCGCGGCCGGGGACCTGCGCTGGCCGGCACTGGTGTCCGGCGTGCTGTTCACCGCCGCCTGCCTGTCGGGCTTCCTGCAGGGCTTCGCGATCTTCCTGGCCCTGCCGCTGGCGCTGGGCGCGCCGTTCGGCGGGCTGACGGTGGTCGGCGCGGTCGTGGCGATCAGCCTGTGGCTGTTCCTGCTGCACCTGGTCGTGATCGCCGGCTGGCTGCTGACCCAGTCACTCGACGGCCGGCTGCGGCGAGGAGCTCAGTCGTCGTCCGGCGGGCCGGAGTCCGACCGGCCCTGA
- a CDS encoding transglycosylase domain-containing protein, whose protein sequence is MDLRSDARVRTVLKLAATVVVAGALVAGLLFPWVGGPAVAAQQSTSLLGDLPTELTVDAPPANTVLKAANGEVITSFYEENRAPVTGDRIAEVMKQAMIAIEDARFYDHHGLDVQGTARALVTNIAAGGVQEGGSTLTQQLVKQTLLQTADTPEERSAATEQTLGRKLREARLALALEDTYSKDELLTRYLNIVYFGQNAYGVQPAARAFFGVDAAALTLPQAALLAGLAQSPTEDDPFTDPEAATTRRNEVLSRMAEQGLVGQAEAAAAQAAPLGLAPAPAPPRGCAQASVGAFVCDFVQRYLIQELGLTQQELDNGGYVIETTLDADLQRAGDAAVLETLAMGNSLAGMFTAVEPGTGHLLAMSVNRVFGYDRNDRAQESFNLNLAASKGSGSTYKVFTAAAALDRGYSGYYTLTTSDPYVSRVYRDGSRPYDVENAGTFRSTLDLTTALYQSSNTYFLALEDALGSVEEPVRMAERMGLFQFSDPALPQQIIDENRGSFTFGSEATSPLALASAYSTLAAGGTQCDVVPVTAVLDQHGDPALGPDGEPLAIADRCTPEAIKPGVANTLNQMLRKDVEPGNSGATGTRAYVPGHQIAGKTGTSQDNDSIAFVGYTPEIAASVMVLNPKRKQNVGGFGGGKAATVWRDAMAPILQARGSGEFLPADEVVMNGNTRPVPGCTSVRACRAALEEAGFEHRTVETDSARRSGTFLGTSPPRGGRAVPGQVVSILVSNGEDYVQPRPQPDPEPSWERQRQPEAPEPPADSPAPEPEREQAQEAPAQGQDPGEGDGQDEGQDWGDGQGRSDSGPPDDD, encoded by the coding sequence ATGGACCTGCGCTCGGACGCACGGGTCAGGACGGTGCTCAAGCTCGCTGCCACGGTCGTGGTGGCCGGAGCCCTCGTCGCGGGCCTCCTCTTCCCCTGGGTCGGCGGGCCGGCGGTGGCCGCCCAGCAGTCGACCAGCCTGCTCGGTGACCTGCCCACCGAGCTCACCGTCGACGCACCGCCCGCGAACACGGTGCTCAAGGCGGCCAACGGCGAGGTGATCACCTCCTTCTACGAGGAGAACCGCGCCCCCGTGACCGGCGACCGCATCGCCGAGGTCATGAAGCAGGCGATGATCGCCATCGAGGACGCCCGCTTCTACGACCACCACGGCCTCGACGTGCAGGGCACGGCCCGGGCGCTGGTGACCAACATCGCCGCGGGGGGCGTCCAGGAAGGCGGGTCCACGCTCACCCAGCAGCTGGTCAAGCAGACCCTGCTGCAGACCGCGGACACCCCCGAGGAGCGCAGCGCGGCCACCGAGCAGACGCTCGGCCGCAAGCTGCGGGAGGCCCGGCTGGCGCTGGCCCTCGAGGACACCTACTCCAAGGACGAGCTGCTCACCCGGTACCTCAACATCGTCTACTTCGGGCAGAACGCCTACGGCGTGCAGCCGGCCGCGCGGGCCTTCTTCGGCGTCGACGCCGCCGCCCTCACCCTGCCGCAGGCCGCCCTGCTGGCCGGCCTGGCGCAGAGCCCGACCGAGGACGATCCGTTCACCGACCCCGAGGCGGCCACCACGCGGCGCAACGAGGTCCTCTCCCGGATGGCCGAGCAGGGCCTGGTCGGTCAGGCGGAGGCCGCCGCGGCGCAGGCCGCACCGCTGGGCCTCGCCCCCGCGCCGGCCCCGCCCCGCGGCTGCGCCCAGGCATCGGTCGGAGCCTTCGTCTGCGACTTCGTGCAGCGCTACCTCATCCAGGAGCTGGGGCTGACCCAGCAGGAGCTGGACAACGGCGGCTACGTCATAGAGACCACGCTGGACGCCGACCTGCAGCGCGCCGGGGACGCCGCCGTCCTGGAGACGCTGGCCATGGGCAACTCGCTGGCCGGCATGTTCACCGCCGTCGAGCCGGGCACCGGCCACCTGCTGGCGATGAGCGTCAACCGGGTCTTCGGCTACGACAGGAACGACCGCGCGCAGGAGTCGTTCAACCTCAACCTCGCCGCCAGCAAGGGCTCCGGCTCGACCTACAAGGTCTTCACCGCCGCGGCCGCCCTGGACCGGGGCTACTCCGGCTACTACACGCTGACGACGTCGGACCCCTACGTGTCCCGCGTCTACCGGGACGGCAGCCGGCCCTACGACGTCGAGAACGCCGGCACGTTCCGCTCGACGCTGGACCTCACCACCGCGCTCTACCAGTCGTCGAACACCTACTTCCTGGCCCTCGAGGACGCCCTCGGCAGCGTCGAGGAGCCGGTGCGGATGGCCGAGCGGATGGGGCTGTTCCAGTTCAGCGACCCGGCGCTGCCGCAGCAGATCATCGACGAGAACCGGGGGTCGTTCACCTTCGGCTCCGAGGCCACCAGCCCGCTCGCCCTGGCCAGCGCCTACTCGACGCTGGCGGCCGGTGGCACCCAGTGCGACGTCGTCCCGGTGACCGCGGTGCTCGACCAGCACGGCGACCCCGCGCTCGGGCCGGACGGCGAGCCGTTGGCGATCGCCGACCGCTGCACCCCCGAGGCGATCAAGCCCGGCGTGGCCAACACGCTCAACCAGATGCTGCGCAAGGACGTCGAGCCGGGGAACTCCGGCGCGACCGGCACCCGCGCGTACGTGCCGGGCCACCAGATCGCCGGCAAGACCGGGACGTCGCAGGACAACGACTCGATCGCCTTCGTCGGGTACACCCCGGAGATCGCCGCGAGCGTCATGGTGCTCAACCCCAAGCGCAAGCAGAACGTCGGCGGGTTCGGCGGCGGCAAGGCGGCCACCGTCTGGCGCGACGCGATGGCACCGATCCTGCAGGCGCGGGGCAGCGGGGAGTTTCTGCCGGCCGACGAGGTCGTGATGAACGGCAACACCCGCCCGGTGCCGGGCTGCACCTCGGTGCGGGCCTGCCGGGCGGCGCTCGAGGAGGCCGGCTTCGAGCACCGGACCGTCGAGACCGACAGCGCCCGGCGCTCCGGCACCTTCCTGGGCACCAGCCCGCCGCGCGGCGGCCGGGCGGTGCCGGGCCAGGTCGTCTCCATCCTGGTCAGCAACGGCGAGGACTACGTCCAGCCACGGCCGCAACCGGACCCCGAGCCGTCGTGGGAGCGCCAGCGGCAGCCGGAGGCCCCGGAGCCGCCGGCCGACTCCCCGGCGCCCGAGCCCGAACGCGAGCAGGCGCAGGAGGCGCCCGCCCAGGGACAGGACCCGGGCGAGGGCGATGGCCAGGACGAGGGCCAGGACTGGGGCGACGGTCAGGGCCGGTCGGACTCCGGCCCGCCGGACGACGACTGA
- a CDS encoding HelD family protein — MRETTTASDPVLTAERAHLAHAADCLTAMRAATYAVVDAGVDAWAAERLGAARADRLRALAADPGVPPFFGRTDTGTETFHIGRRHVRDTDGTPVVIDWRAPMSRPFYRASAADPQGLVRRRRFGFAGGELTSYEDELLGVGDDVSSRLLEQEIERPRSGPMRDIVATIQPEQDAIVRAPLAESICVQGAPGTGKTAVGLHRAAYLLYTHGGQLARTGVLVVGPNRAFLRYIEQVLPTLGEVDVDQTTVAELTARVPVRGTDAPGVAVLKGDARMAEVLHRALWGSIAKPADDVQVPMTGRRRRVPVERLKRYVDDLRRRGRAGDDQQVLHHAAGRERLAMLLAEDARRQAEAAGGSPTDAETRRAARSPEVRAFCDAVWPARDAAELVHALLTNPAVLARAARGVLDGGEQGLLLRPAGPLRGAPWTEADAVLVDEVAGLLERTAGYGHVVVDEAQDLSPMQCRAIARRLAAGSLTVLGDLAQATSPWSAADWSRTLVGLGRPGTAVRPLTRGYRVPGEVLEYANRLLPAIAPGLPVATAVRRGTGSLRVRPDGPLPDVVRELAATPGSIGVVCADAAVAEVTGALLAAGLPASVLGEDGDAGLLAVVPATLAKGLEFDAVVVVDPAAIAAAEPRGLHRLYVVLTRAVSTLVVLHTGDLPELLVA; from the coding sequence ATGCGCGAGACGACCACCGCCTCCGATCCCGTGCTCACCGCCGAGCGCGCCCACCTGGCGCACGCGGCCGACTGCCTGACCGCCATGCGCGCGGCCACCTACGCCGTCGTCGACGCCGGCGTCGACGCCTGGGCCGCAGAGCGGCTCGGCGCCGCCCGTGCCGATCGGCTGCGGGCGCTGGCCGCCGACCCGGGCGTCCCGCCGTTCTTCGGCCGCACCGACACCGGCACCGAGACCTTCCACATCGGTCGCCGGCACGTGCGCGACACCGACGGCACCCCGGTCGTCATCGACTGGCGGGCGCCGATGAGCCGGCCGTTCTACCGGGCCAGCGCCGCCGATCCGCAGGGCCTGGTGCGCCGCCGCCGTTTCGGCTTCGCCGGCGGGGAGCTCACCAGCTACGAGGACGAGCTGCTGGGGGTGGGGGACGACGTCTCCAGCCGGCTGCTCGAGCAGGAGATCGAGCGCCCGCGCTCCGGTCCGATGCGCGACATCGTGGCCACCATCCAGCCCGAGCAGGACGCCATCGTGCGGGCGCCGCTGGCCGAGTCGATCTGCGTGCAGGGCGCTCCGGGCACCGGCAAGACCGCCGTCGGCCTGCACCGCGCGGCCTACCTGCTCTACACCCACGGCGGTCAGCTGGCCCGCACCGGCGTCCTCGTCGTGGGGCCCAACCGCGCGTTCCTGCGCTACATCGAGCAGGTGCTGCCCACCCTCGGCGAGGTCGACGTCGACCAGACCACCGTGGCCGAGCTGACCGCCCGGGTGCCGGTGCGCGGCACGGACGCCCCCGGGGTCGCCGTCCTCAAGGGCGACGCCCGCATGGCCGAGGTGCTGCACCGCGCCCTGTGGGGCTCGATCGCCAAGCCGGCGGACGACGTGCAGGTGCCGATGACCGGGCGCCGTCGCCGCGTGCCGGTGGAGCGGCTGAAGCGGTACGTCGACGACCTGCGCCGCCGCGGCCGGGCCGGCGACGACCAGCAGGTGCTGCACCACGCCGCCGGCCGGGAGCGGCTGGCGATGCTGCTGGCCGAGGACGCCCGACGGCAGGCCGAGGCCGCCGGCGGCAGCCCCACCGACGCCGAGACCCGCCGCGCGGCCCGCAGCCCGGAGGTGCGCGCGTTCTGCGACGCGGTCTGGCCGGCCCGGGACGCCGCGGAGCTGGTGCACGCCCTGCTGACCAACCCCGCCGTCCTGGCGCGGGCGGCCCGCGGCGTGCTCGACGGCGGCGAGCAGGGGCTGCTCCTCCGCCCGGCCGGCCCGCTGCGCGGCGCTCCCTGGACCGAGGCCGACGCGGTTCTGGTCGACGAGGTCGCCGGGCTGCTGGAGCGCACCGCCGGCTACGGGCACGTGGTCGTCGACGAGGCACAGGACCTCTCGCCCATGCAGTGCCGCGCGATCGCACGCCGCCTGGCCGCCGGGTCGCTCACCGTGCTGGGCGACCTCGCCCAGGCCACCAGCCCGTGGTCGGCAGCCGACTGGAGCCGCACGCTCGTGGGGCTGGGGCGGCCGGGGACCGCCGTGCGGCCGCTCACCCGCGGCTACCGGGTGCCCGGCGAGGTGCTCGAGTACGCCAACCGGCTGCTGCCGGCGATCGCGCCCGGGCTGCCGGTCGCCACGGCGGTGCGCCGCGGGACCGGGTCGCTGCGCGTCCGGCCGGACGGCCCGCTGCCCGACGTGGTGCGCGAGCTCGCGGCCACGCCGGGCTCGATCGGGGTGGTCTGCGCCGACGCCGCCGTGGCCGAGGTGACCGGTGCGCTGCTCGCCGCCGGGCTGCCCGCGTCGGTCCTCGGGGAGGACGGCGACGCGGGGCTGCTGGCCGTCGTCCCGGCCACGCTGGCCAAGGGGCTGGAGTTCGACGCGGTCGTCGTGGTGGACCCCGCCGCGATCGCCGCCGCCGAGCCGCGCGGGCTGCACCGGCTCTACGTCGTCCTCACCCGGGCGGTGAGCACACTGGTGGTGCTGCACACCGGCGACCTGCCGGAGCTGCTCGTGGCGTGA